Proteins encoded together in one Lathyrus oleraceus cultivar Zhongwan6 chromosome 5, CAAS_Psat_ZW6_1.0, whole genome shotgun sequence window:
- the LOC127078475 gene encoding uncharacterized protein LOC127078475, with amino-acid sequence MIREKMKVSQSRQKSYHDKRRKSLEFEVDDCVFLRVTPVTGVGRALKSCKLTPHFIGLYQISEKVGDVVYRITLPPSLANLHDVFHVSQLRRYIADPSHVVQLDDVEVRDNLTVETLPMRIEDREVKQLRGKEIALVKIVWGGSTGGNVT; translated from the coding sequence ATGATCAGAGAGAAGATGAAGGTTTCTCaaagtcgtcagaagagttaccatgacaagagAAGGAAATCGCTTGAGTTTGAGGTAGATGATTGTGTGTTTTTAAGAGTTACTCCGgtaacgggtgttggtagagcaTTGAAGTCGTGTAAGTTGACGCCGCATTTTATTGGTCTGTATCAGATTTCCGAGAAAGTAGGTGATGTGGTTTATCGGATTACGTTGCCGCCGTCACTTGCTAATCTCCATGATGTGTTTCAcgtgtctcaattgaggagatacattgcggatccttcgcatgttgtcCAATTAGATGATGTTGAGGTTAGAGATAATTTGACCGTGGAGACATTACCTATGCGGATAGAAGATAGAGAGGTGAAACAACTCCGtggtaaagagattgctttggtgaaaaTCGTTTGGGGAGGATCGACTGGTGGAAATGTGACGTAG